In [Phormidium] sp. ETS-05, the genomic window TTTAATTGTCTGTGAGTTGGTTTCCAATGCCTTGAAATATGCTTTCCCGGAAGGACGCAGCGGTGAGATTCTCGTGGAAATCTACCGCAATGAGGCTGAGGAGTTCATCCTCCGGGTGGCGGATAACGGGGTGGGGCTGCCGCCCAACCTGGACTGGAACAAAGTTACCTCCTTGGGTCTGCGCCTGGTGCGCACCCTCGCCACCCAGTTGGGAGGCGATGTGACTTGGAACACCAACAATGGTACGCTATTTGAGCTAAAATTTACGGAACCAAAGTATAAACCGAGACTTTAAAGGGATGACACGGCACCTGATACCATTTGCATTTAATGCCAAAACAGTTCAGATCCCCCCCTAACCCCCCCTTTTTAAGGGGGGGAATCTCTCCAGCCCCCCTTTTTAAGGGGGTTGGGGGATCTGATTCGCGAGCGGGACAATCAGATCCGACCTTTACTATCTGTTGCACAATTTATTGAAAATGGTATGAAGCTGCTGATCGTGGAAGACGAAATGATTATCGCCGAAGATATGGCGGAATCTTTACGCGGCATGGGATATGAAGTGCCAGCGGTGGTTCCTTCGGGCGAGCTGGCGATGGCAAAAGCTGCTGAAATTCGGCCAGATTTGGTGTTGATGGATATCAATTTGCAAGCAGGTATGGACGGGATAGAAACCGCATCTCGCATGAGAGATAATTTCCAAATTCCTGTGATATTCCTCACGGCTTATGCTGATAGTTTTACTTTAGAAAGAGCCAAGCAAGCTGAACCTTTTGGTTATTTGATAAAACCTTTTGAAGAAAGGGAACTACATACAGCAATTGCTATCGCGCTTCAAAGACATCAAGCCGAAGAAAAAATGCGGCAGGCTTTGCAAAAAGAGCAGTATTTAGCTGAGTTAAAATCCCGCTTTCTTGCGATGGCAGCTCACGATTTTAGAACGCCACTGACCACGATTCAATCTTCTACACAGTTGTTGGAGCATTATGGCCATAAATGGTCGGAGGAAAAAAGGCATATTCACTACAATCGGATTAAAAATGCGATCGTCTCCATGACCCAGCTCCTCGATGATGTATTGATGGTGGGCAAAGAGGAGGCGGGCAAGCTGGATTTTAAC contains:
- a CDS encoding ATP-binding protein; its protein translation is MKLLIVEDEMIIAEDMAESLRGMGYEVPAVVPSGELAMAKAAEIRPDLVLMDINLQAGMDGIETASRMRDNFQIPVIFLTAYADSFTLERAKQAEPFGYLIKPFEERELHTAIAIALQRHQAEEKMRQALQKEQYLAELKSRFLAMAAHDFRTPLTTIQSSTQLLEHYGHKWSEEKRHIHYNRIKNAIVSMTQLLDDVLMVGKEEAGKLDFNPQPLDLQGFCQEIIEEMQQGDQNSHHILAEFSGDCEGAIMDEKLLRHILTNLLSNAIKYSPPGSSVHFQLQCQDHQAIFQIQDSGIGISTEDQKKLFEPFYRATNVGNIPGTGLGLAIVKKCTEVHQGTLSVHSEIGAGTTFTVVLPLGS